From Candida dubliniensis CD36 chromosome 7, complete sequence, the proteins below share one genomic window:
- a CDS encoding conserved hypothetical protein (located in RB2 region of MRS;~similar to Candida albicans FGR6-1; transposon mutation affects filamentous growth;~identified as a regulator of filamentous growth in C. albicans: Uhl et al. (2003). EMBO J 22(11): 2668-2678), with amino-acid sequence MSEVPNQESPSSSIFKQSNASSSTKIHGPPSSSQIANVDFNTLRKLNTNTSFSSNLTNSTTKTSNALSRLFTRNKSSSNISIYHSPSDDDSSPKTLRESASPSESSKSGNRLKIAQKLKFSKNQSSRKPELFLDTSSSISEDNSSFRKIVTGNSSNEVNKSRKNSMSSPMSTTFHSLFHRSHHNGSSFQQDTNSVATGTTPLSSKFDDLSKVSKTTLCLSSNSSNSIISNPELAQIYNFTNPNISIEDGETNMDHTNSSFLDIHKKMLVPADSFIQNKLNKYHQTEVGLGIYESELDHEKDSKIYSNLHHYLKPLFTPSFSVSDSGRKVSMRPILNANVEEIATFVKESFCLHQPNERASLDHDKSFRSKTRSSVSSLGRGKVDDFDYRQLSDLFEKLMTVLSHNLQTAEPSEVSLQTLILNAWRYYNNYIRFYVLSVFQPLQTHLNELYIKNQSGTKITRIDDLLLVSFRKVFITEQGIGSGNREPSQFLGNAESDELTSNELFTSTLAVLSSIS; translated from the coding sequence ATGTCTGAAGTTCCTAATCAAGAATCTCCGAGTTCATCGATATTTAAACAATCGAATGcctcatcatcaacaaaaattcaTGGTCCTCCATCTAGTTCACAAATTGCTAATGTCGATTTCAACACCTTGAGAAAACTAAATACGAACACCTCGTTTTCATCAAACTTAACTAACTCAACCACTAAAACTAGCAATGCTTTATCCAGGCTATTCACTAGAAATAAGTCGTCATCTaacatttcaatttatcattcTCCAAGCGATGATGATAGCTCCCCAAAGACACTTCGAGAATCTGCGTCTCCATCTGAATCAAGCAAGAGTGGCAATAGGTTGAAGATTGCCCAGAAGTTAAAGTTTTCCAAGAATCAAAGCAGTCGTAAACCAGAATTGTTTTTGGATACCAGTAGCTCAATAAGTGAAGATAACTCTTCGTTTCGGAAAATAGTAACTGGTAATCTGCTGAATGAGGTGAATAAGTCAAGAAAGAACTCAATGAGCTCGCCAATGAGTACCACATTTCATAGTTTGTTTCATCGATCTCATCACAATGGCAGCAGTTTTCAGCAAGATACCAATCTGGTTGCGACTGGCACGACACCTTTGTCCAGCAAGTTCGATGACTTGTCAAAAGTATCCAAGACAACTTTATGTCTTTCCTCAAACAGctcaaattcaataatcaGCAATCCTGAACTAGCTCAGATTTATAATTTCACCAAcccaaatatttcaattgaagatgGAGAGACTAATATGGACCATACAAACAGTTCTTTTTTGGATATTCATAAGAAAATGCTTGTGCCAGCAGATCTGTTTATCCAGAATAAGTTAAACAAGTATCACCAAACAGAAGTTGGATTGGGCATATACGAGAGTGAATTAGATCACGAAAAAGATAGTAAGATATATTCGAACCTTCATCATTACTTGAAACCACTATTCACCCCATCTTTTTCCGTATCCGACTCTGGTCGAAAGGTAAGCATGCGTCCAATATTGAATGCAAATGTGGAAGAAATTGCAACTTTTGTAAAAGAGAGCTTTTGTTTACACCAGCCCAATGAAAGAGCATCATTAGATCACGATAAAAGTTTTAGACTGAAAACAAGATCAAGTGTATCAAGTTTGGGCCGTGGTAAGGTGGACGACTTTGATTACAGACAGTTATCAGATTTGTTCGAAAAATTGATGACAGTATTGAGTCACAACTTGCAAACTGCCGAGCCATCGGAAGTATCTTTACAAACTTTGATATTGAACGCATGGagatattataataattatatcagGTTTTACGTGCTAAGTGTATTTCAACCATTGCAAACGCACTTGAATGAactatatataaaaaatcaGAGTGGAACCAAAATTACTAGAATAGATGACCTTTTACTAGTGTCTTTTCGCAAGGTTTTTATTACTGAACAGGGAATTGGAAGTGGGAATAGAGAGCCATCTCAATTTTTGGGGAATGCTGAGAGTGATGAGTTAACTAGTAATGAATTGTTTACTTCAACTTTGGCTGTGTTGTCGAGTATATCATAG